A genomic window from Glycine soja cultivar W05 chromosome 10, ASM419377v2, whole genome shotgun sequence includes:
- the LOC114371659 gene encoding uncharacterized protein LOC114371659 — protein MVRTRGLGRAIDRDIGRALGREDNRDSDDVPQRRRPTTSVRRQQEVVVVVKDAPHVDDAVEEVFQHVEEAVDDVEGFLGGPRDPSVLTAYIDYVGVIVWNGESGDRQLVGYITLLQCWIYEHFPSILEAFTNPDYDERFYMISHPFMTPTQPRDPPRNPPIMQDETYVEPDMHGFSVAATTMEEAPAHAVCWIYEHFPSVHESMIDEGYDKTSSRAYRWLTTKAYSKGFATSTY, from the exons ATGGTTAGAACtagaggtttaggtcgtgccataGACAGAGATATAGGAAGAGCCCTAGGGAGAGAGGATAATCGTGATTCAGATGATGTTCCCCAACGACGACGGCCCACAACATCCGTACGTAGGCAACAAGAAGTTGTCGTTGTTGTTAAGGATGCTCCTCACGTGGATGACGCAGTTGAAGAGGTATTCCAACATGTCGAAGAAGCTGTTGATGACGTCGAGGGTTTTTTAGGCGGACCGCGTGACCCATCAGTGTTGACTGCCTATATTGATTATGTTGGAGTCATTGTTTGGAATGGAGAg AGTGGCGATAGACAACTTGTTGGATATATCACACTATTACAG TGTTGGATTTATGAGCATTTCCCATCTATTCTTGAGGCTTTTACAAACCCAGACTATGATGAAAG GTTCTACATGATTTCGCATCCATTCATGACACCGACACAGCCCAGGGATCCACCCAGAAATCCACCTATCATGCAAGATGAGACATATGTGGAACCAGATATGCATGGGTTCTCAGTGGCGGCAACAACTATGGAGGAAGCACCTGCACATGCAGTG TGTTGGATATATGAGCACTTTCCCAGTGTTCATGAGAGCATGATTGATGAAGGGTATGATAAGACGTCATCACGTGCCTACCGCTGGCTTACTACGAAGGCTTATTCAAAGGGATTCGCGACATCGACGTACTAG
- the LOC114371660 gene encoding uncharacterized protein LOC114371660 has translation MPYGDHRVVRAFDLISCFQGELRWGPIVVTHRPERVVRQFGYVQTIPPPPIGPTLSFEDMDDRWMHYLDHLAAVGQICVEHDQCATDYMDWFFGISHPFITPTQAVDPPKHPPIPQHET, from the coding sequence ATGCCTTATGGTGACCACCGAGTAGTTAGGGCGTTTGACCTCATTTCATGCTTTCAAGGTGAGCTTAGATGGGGTCCCATTGTGGTCACACAtcgaccggagagggtggtGCGACAATTTGGCTACGTTCAGACCATTCCTCCACCGCCTATTGGTCCCACCTTGTCATTTGAGGATATGGACGACAGGTGGATGCATTACTTAGACCATCTAGCAGCTGTAGGACAGATTTGTGTTGAGCATGACCAATGTGCAACAGATTACATGGATTGGTTCTTCGGGATATCTCATCCATTCATCACACCCACACAGGCAGTTGATCCGCCCAAACATCCACCTATCCCACAACATGAGACATAG